A single Fusarium oxysporum Fo47 chromosome IV, complete sequence DNA region contains:
- a CDS encoding major facilitator superfamily domain-containing protein, with amino-acid sequence MSVNIPKTSMGTSDVRNDMLGGLRLRNEETNEVILIPSPTNDPNDPLNWSKPYRFYIAILVSCAIFFSNFLAAGPSVAIVSTTESFFGPPGSDFDDKVAKIAYFFTTTALLQGMGNLIWMPFVTKYGRRPTYVASFILYTAFAAWAGGATTYGSALAARILMGFASGVAECLAPLTISDLFFLHERGAVMAIYTTALSSGVGVGIIVAGLITINLSWRYIYWISVALIGACTILIILTFPETVYNRQETPEATHTHIDSNTAHTPHCKDKNKDIEKVQSDETSTSGHLSYSPSPKRTFWQDLSLYSGTHTKEPLLKLFFRPIVLLTLPPVLWATLVMSVTIGFLVAISSNFAVAFDDIYDFEPWQSGLCFISCPIGAGVGAFFGGHFSDMVADRLTRNNGGIREPEMRLPAILISLVIAPLSLVLYGVGIDRSWHWVVPTIGLGLFTVLLQES; translated from the exons atgtcTGTTAATATTCCGAAGACCAGCATGGGCACGTCTGATGTCCGTAACGACATGCTGGGAGGCCTGCGCCTCCGCAATGAAGAGACCAACGAGGTGATACTCATACCATCCCCGACGAATGATCCCAATGATCCGCTGAACTG GTCCAAGCCATACCGTTTCTACATCGCCATACTCGTCTCCtgcgccatcttcttcagcaacTTCCTGGCGGCTGGACCTTCTGTCGCCATTGTCAGTACCACCGAGTCCTTCTTTGGTCCACCTGGTTCCGATTTCGATGACAAAGTTGCCAAGATTGCCTATTTCTTCACCACCACTGCTCTTCTCCAGGGCATGGGAAACCTGATATGGATGCCTTTCGTCACAAAGTACGGCCGCCGACCTACCTATGTCGCGTCCTTCATACTCTACACAGCCTTCGCTGCTTGGGCTGGTGGTGCAACTACATACGGCAGTGCCTTGGCTGCACGCATCCTCATGGGCTTTGCGTCGGGTGTCGCTGAATGTCTGGCCCCCTTGACTATCTCGGACCTGTTCTTCTTGCACGAGAGAGGTGCAGTCATGGC GATATATACCACGGCACTATCCTCTGGTGTGGGTGTTGGAATCATTGTTGCTGGACTTATTACCATCAACTTGAGCTGGCGGTATATCTATTGGATTTCGGTGGCTTTGATTGGAGCTTGTACCATTCTGATCATCCTCACGTTCCCTGAGACTGTTTACAACCGCCAGGAAACTCCAGAAGCAACACATACACACATTGATTCCAATACCGCTCATACCCCGCATTGCAAAGATAAGAATAAGGATATTGAGAAGGTTCAGTCTGACGAAACCTCGACATCCGGACACCTATCTTATTCTCCATCCCCAAAGCGCACGTTTTGGCAAGATTTGTCCCTGTACAGCGGTACACACACGAAAGAGCCCTTGCTCAAGCTATTCTTCCGGCCAATTGTTCTCCTCACCCTTCCTCCAGTACTTTGGGCTACCCTCGTCATGTCTGTTACGATTGGCTTCCTCGTTGCCATCAGCTCCAACTTTGCTGTAGCTTTTGACGATATTTATGACTTCGAGCCGTGGCAATCTGGCTTATGCTTCATTTCGTGTCCCATAGGAGCCGGTGTTGGAGCATTCTTTGGAGGTCACTTCAGTGACATGGTGGCGGACCGACTGACTCGCAACAATGGTGGCATTCGAGAGCCGGAGATGCGACTGCCTGCTATTCTCATCTCGCTTGTGATCGCGCCGCTTTCCCTGGTCCTGTATGGCGTAGGCATCGACCGCAGTTGGCACTGGGTTGTACCTACCATCGGCCTAGGTCTTT TTACCGTCCTGTTGCAGGAGAGTTAG
- a CDS encoding histidinol dehydrogenase-domain-containing protein — translation MSMSKVALVTAASSGLGAAIARMLAVDLGMNVVINFNSNESRAKELVRRLQSECEETHAGSNISIQAIQADTCDKLQIKSLVNEAASKFGGRLDVVISNVGWTRMRQFSDLDDNVDEDDWDRCYVANVKSHLWLFHAARRYLEESNEREAGVPVFVSTASLAGVIPSGSSLPYAVTKAAQIHLGKCLATIAAPSIRVNTISPGILLTEWGLSFPADRLEVARNTNKLGRFAAVEDVSEQVKAFVVSKSIELAIVNACARLIAWVEEAMKLSIPIPSHERGYFVLTIMARTHLKRPASANSTNKATNGSLPDVPRIVKEVIDSIRREGDAAVQRYSEQFDNWSPSNFKLCKEDIDQVMAQVPEQVINDIKTVQSNVRKFAEAQLNSIQEFELEMAPGVFLGQKNNPIDSVGAYIPGGRYPLLASAHMTILTAKVAGVRNVVACTPPAAGEIPLATVAAMHLAGADEIFILGGIQAIAAMAIGTETVPKVDFIAGPGNAFVAEAKRQLFGQIGIDLFAGPTEVLIVADETADPYMIATDLLSQAEHGPDTPAVLICTSAEVAKRAIEYCDEQLETLKTAAVASVSWRDYGEVILADTVDEAYQIADEFASEHVQILTENPRDALTKMQHYGALFLGPMTCVSFGDKCIGTNHVLPTKHASRYTGGLWVGKFLRTVTYQEVKSAQASGELGQLCGRAARVELFEGHARSGDIRAHRYVGDKFEWIKP, via the exons ATGTCTATGTCCAAAGTTGCACTGGTCACCGCTGCAAGCAGTGGTCTCGGTGCAGCTATTGCTCGCATGCTAGCCGTCGACCTAGGAATGAACGTCGTGATCAACTTCAACAGCAACGAATCTCGCGCCAAAGAACTAGTCCGAAGGCTACAATCCGAATGCGAAGAAACGCACGCAGGCTCAAACATCTCCATACAGGCCATTCAAGCAGATACGTGTGACAAGCTGCAGATCAAATCACTTGTGAACGAGGCAGCATCGAAGTTTGGGGGTCGTCTAGATGTTGTTATATCCAATGTTGGTTGGACAAGGATGCGCCAGTTCTCGGACCTTGACGATAACGTTGACGAGGACGACTGGGACCGCTGCTATGTTGCCAATGTGAAGAGTCACCTGTGGCTTTTTCATGCGGCGAGGCGGTATCTCGAGGAAAGCAACGAGCGAGAAGCTGGAGTGCCCGTTTTTGTGTCTACAGCTAGCTTGGCAGGGGTGATTCCCAGCGGAAGTAGTTTG CCGTATGCTGTTACAAAAGCTGCCCAGATCCACCTCGGCAAATGTCTTGCCACAATAGCTGCGCCGTCAATCAGGGTGAACACCATTTCTCCAGGCATATTACTTACG GAATGGGGTTTATCTTTTCCCGCAGATCGACTTGAAGTTGCTCGTAACACGAATAAGTTGGGGCGTTTTGCGGCGGTTGAAGATGTTTCAGAGCAAGTCAAAGCTTTTGTCGTGTCGAAGTCA ATAGAACTAGCAATAGTTAATGCCTGTGCTCGACTCATAGCCTGGGTGGAGGAAGCAATGAAACTTAGCATCCCCATCCCAAGTCACGAAAGGGGTTACTTTGTCTTA ACGATCATGGCTCGAACACATCTCAAACGACCTGCCTCCGCCAACTCAACAAACAAAGCCACCAATGGCTCACTCCCTGATGTCCCCAGGATAGTCAAGGAAGTAATTGATAGCATTCGGCGAGAAGGCGATGCCGCAGTCCAGCGTTACAGTGAACAATTCGACAACTGGTCTCCTTCCAACTTTAAGCTCTGTAAGGAGGACATCGACCAAGTTATGGCGCAAGTCCCGGAGCAGGTGATCAACGATATCAAGACTGTCCAGTCCAACGTTCGAAAGTTTGCTGAGGCCCAGTTGAACTCGATCCAAGAGTTTGAGCTAGAGATGGCACCGGGGGTGTTTCTTGGTCAGAAGAATAACCCAATTGATTCCGTTGGAGC ATACATCCCAGGAGGGAGGTACCCCTTGTTGGCTTCTGCACACATGACTATCTTGACAGCTAAAGTAGCAGGAGTCAGAAATGTAGTAGCCTGTACGCCCCCTGCGGCAGGTGAGATCCCCCTGGCCACAGTTGCGGCCATGCATCTCGCAGGGGCAGATGAGATATTCATCCTTGGTGGCATTCAAGCCATTGCAGCAATGGCAATCGGGACCGAAACCGTACCCAAGGTGGACTTCATTGCAGGTCCAGGGAATGCTTTTGTTGCCGAGGCAAAAAGACAGTTGTTTGGTCAGATTGGAATCGACCTCTTTGCCGGCCCAACAGAGGTTTTGATCGTAGCAGATGAAACAGCAGATCCTTACATGATTGCCACCGATCTTCTATCTCAGGCTGAGCATGGACCGGATACACCTGCTGTCTTGATCTGCACGTCAGCTGAAGTTGCCAAGAGAGCCATTGAATACTGCGATGAGCAGCTGGAGACGCTTAAGACAGCTGCAGTAGCTAGTGTCTCATGGCGTGACTATGGGGAGGTCATTCTTGCTGATACGGTTGATGAGGCCTACCAGATTGCCGACGAGTTTGCTTCCGAGCATGTACAAATTCTCACAGAGAACCCCAGAGACGCTCTAACCAAGATGCAACATTACGGAGCCCTTTTCCTTGGCCCCATGACCTGCGTTTCTTTTGGTGATAAG TGTATTGGTACGAATCACGTTCTGCCTACAAAACACGCGTCAAGGTACACTGGCGGTTTATGGGTGGGAAAATTCCTCCGCACTGTCACCTATCAGGAAGTCAAATCTGCTCAGGCAAGCGGTGAACTTGGTCAGCTTTGTGGAAGGGCTGCCAGGGTGGAACTTTTTGAGGGTCACGCGAGGTCTGGAGACATCCGTGCACATCGATACGTCGGGGACAAGTTTGAGTGGATAAAGCCCTAA